A stretch of DNA from Gimesia chilikensis:
TCGGACTCGAGATGCAGGAGACCGGATCCATGTCTGAACAGAGTCATCTCGTCTCCACAAATCAGTCACAGCAGGGGAACCGACTGCAGCAGTTTCGTACCCTGCGAACAGGAACATCTTCCCGGTTGTCAGACGACACAGAGGATGACCCGTTGACAGCCCTGGCCAACCTCTTTGATGTCGCCATGGTTTTCGCGGTTGCCCTGATGGTCTCGCTGATTTCCTATCTGCAGGTCCCCGCCCTGCTCAAGGATAAGGATTACACCATCATCACAGACCCTGGCACACCCGAGATGGAAATCATCGTCAAAGAGGGGCAGGAAATTAAACAGTATGAGGCCTCCCAATCGAAGGGAGCGGGCAAAGGTCAACTGCTGGGACAGGCGTACCAGTTACCAGACGGGCGTGTGATCTATGTGCCTGCAGAGGGTGAGCCGACTGGTACCCCGTAGTTTCTACTGACATTCCATATGGTTGAAGATTAACGATGTTCAAGAAATATTTAACCTCTGTTGTACTGTTGGCCCTTTGTTTTTCAGGCGGACTCTGGGCGTACTATGAATATCTCCGCCCCTTTCGGATTGCCACTATCGGTTTTTCCGACACCGACTGGGCAAACTGGGAAAACGCTTTGCAGCAGACTCCCTATTCGCTGCACCGTTATCCCGATGCAGGCATCGATACTGCCAACCTTCAGAATTACAATCTGGTTTTCATTCGCGGGCAGGGTCTGAATCTCACCCCCGAACAGGTAGCACGAATCGCACGTGCCCGTGCAGCGGGAACGCACTTTTATATCCGAACCGCAACCAATGCCCTGTCTAACCAGCAGAACAGTCTGCCGGAAACACATTGTCAGCATATAGCCGACTATTTAAAGCATGGCGGAGAAGACAACCTCATCGGCATGGCTCATTATGCAGCCCATCACCTGGGGGGCCGGGAAGTCGAAGTCCCCGCGCTGATTGAAGTTCCTCAGTATGGATTTTTCCACCTGGACGGAAAAATCTTTGAGTCACTGGCAGACTATGAAGCGTTTGCTTCGTCCAGAGTATCAGCCAGAGATACTGAAGCACCTCGAGTGGCTCTGTTAGCGGGTTTCATGGATCCACAGGACAAAATGAACCGGGAACCCGTGGATGTCATCATTCGAAAGTTGGAAGCAGGCGGTGCGAAGGTCTATCCCATTTTTGGTCGTACGGAAGCATTCCCTCTTCTGCAGGCTGTCCAACCCGATCTGATACTGACTTTCCCACACGGTCGCTTCTCGTATGGGGGACAGGGAGACCAACTGCTCCGCGAGCTGAACTGCCCGATCGTCAGCGCGCTTCCGTTACTCTCGAACCGTGAACGCTGGCTCAACGACGAACGCGGAATGGAAGGAGGCTTCATGGGTCAGTCGATCACGGCCCCAGAGCTGGATGGCATCATCGAACCGATCGTCGTCTCCTCCATGGAACCTAATGCACGCGGGCTCAATGTTCGGGCTCCCATGGACGATCAGATCGAAAATCGCGTTAATCTGCTTCTGAACTGGCTTAAGTTACGAAAAAAACCAAATTCAGAGAAACGGATTGTCATTGTCTATTACAAGTCTCCAGGCATGGCAGCACTGTCTGCCGGCGGACTGGAAGTCGCTCCTGCGCTCTGGAACACATTACAGCGTCTACAATCTGAAGGTTATGACCTCGGCGGTCCCCTCCCGGAATCACCCGACGCTTTGTTCGCACTCATCCAGGCGAGAGGCAAAACACTCGGTCAGTGGGCCCTGGGTGCCTTCGAGACTTTTCTCAAAGAAGCTGATCCGGAACTGGTTCCAGCCACCCGCTATGCGGATTGGTTCCAAAAGGCACTCTCTCCGAAGCGGCAACAGGAGACCATCAAGCTCTGGGGAGAATTACCCGGCGAAAAAATGGTCACCAGCGTTGAT
This window harbors:
- a CDS encoding DUF2149 domain-containing protein yields the protein MSEQSHLVSTNQSQQGNRLQQFRTLRTGTSSRLSDDTEDDPLTALANLFDVAMVFAVALMVSLISYLQVPALLKDKDYTIITDPGTPEMEIIVKEGQEIKQYEASQSKGAGKGQLLGQAYQLPDGRVIYVPAEGEPTGTP